A part of Dasypus novemcinctus isolate mDasNov1 chromosome 7, mDasNov1.1.hap2, whole genome shotgun sequence genomic DNA contains:
- the LOC101440598 gene encoding olfactory receptor 9S13-like, producing the protein MPPHSNGNLSGVSWQGFVLVGFEGGPETQAVLFVVFLAIYVVTILGNLTMIVVITLDTRLHSPMYFFLKNLSFLDLCYSSVIAPKTLTTFFSSKIITFMGCATQFFSFFFLGTTEGFLLAVMAYDRFMAICSPLRYPVTMHPSACAHLVLGSYCGGCFNAIMQTSFTFHLPFCSSNHIDHFFCDMPPLLRIACANTALNELVMIGLCGLIIVGTTLAVLVSYGYITVTILRMHSTAGRCKVFSTCGSHLTTVSLFYGTVFVIYAQPAAVEYMKKGKVASIFYTLVIPMLNPLIYSLRNKDVKEALRRLGQKHVAV; encoded by the coding sequence ATGCCACCCCACAGCAATGGAAACCTCTCAGGGGTTTCCTGGCAGGGGTTTGTGCTAGTGGGATTTGAGGGTGGCCCTGAGACCCAGGCTGTGCTCTTTGTGGTGTTCCTGGCTATCTATGTGGTCACCATCCTGGGGAACCTCACCATGATTGTGGTCATCACCTTGGACACCCGCCTCCATtcccccatgtactttttcctcaaGAACCTCTCCTTCCTAGACCTGTGCTATTCATCCGTCATCGCCCCCAAGACCCTCACCACCTTCTTCTCCTCCAAGATCATCACCTTCATGGGCTGTGCCACAcagtttttctcattcttctttctggGTACCACTGAAGGCTTCCTGCTGGCtgtcatggcctatgaccgcttcatGGCCATCTGCAGCCCGCTGCGCTACCCAGTCACCATGCATCCCTCAGCCTGTGCCCACCTGGTGCTGGGCTCCTACTGTGGAGGCTGCTTCAATGCCATCATGCAGACCAGCTTCACATTCCACCTCCCATTCTGCAGCTCCAATCACATTGATCACTTCTTCTGTGACATGCCCCCCCTACTCCGGATCGCCTGCGCCAACACAGCCCTTAATGAGCTGGTCATGATTGGACTCTGTGGGCTCATCATTGTGGGCACCACACTTGCAGTTCTGGTGTCCTATGGCTATATCACTGTGACCATCCTCAGGATGCACTCCACAGCCGGACGATGTAAGGTCTTCTCCACCTGTGGCTCCCATTTGACCACAGTCTCCTTGTTTTATGGGACTGTGTTTGTCATCTATGCTCAGCCAGCAGCTGTGGAGTACATGAAAAAGGGCAAGGTGGCATCCATTTTCTACACCCTGGTCATCCCAATGCTCAACCCCCTCATCTACAGTCTGCGGAACAAGGACGTGAAGGAGGCACTGCGGAGGCTTGGCCAGAAACATGTGGCTGTGTGA